atattatgtataaatcaaccaaaaataaaagcatAGTGCTATGCATTAATTTGTTCTGTTTTCAGCTTTTATAAAAAGCGATCGACCAAGCAAGTATAAAAACTTACAGATAAAGTATGTTAGAGGCTTGGAtcctataattaaattattggatGCGGACAATAAAGTTGAAGACATTTTAGACATACATAAATGGGATACAGATTCTGTTGATGAGTTTTTAGCAACTCATCTGTCTATGGATTAATATTAACTTgtgataatttatattttattctgtaatgTATCAtaagtgtaaataaatgttttctacATGACAAAATACTCTCCAATGCATTTTGTATATGATTTATTTGATACATCCTACAATACTAATACAGAGAATCCAATGTTGGAATGAAAAGTTCttcaaatgattttaaaaaatacaatgtcattcttttattatttgattgttACAAAAAACAATCACTGTTCTTCATGGTCTTTagacataaaaattaatataaagatATAATGAACATTGCGCGTTATCAAGATATATTACATGACTGCTGTATCTTTATAATAgatggaaatttttctttatgaaataaagtttCCATATCGTGTAAAGCGATTGATAAATAACTTGCATTTTtcatatcaatattttaacacattgtttATCACGTAAAACATACATGATCTATAATAAAATCCTACCATATTAtcataacgaaaataaatcattatgGTATCTTGTATGTTTGTTATCACAAacttcgattattttattacaataatgcATAGACTGGATAAAATATGCATTaatatcttaatttttattgcaagatactttagatttttcattaacactTGCCTAATAAGAACGAACCTTAGAATAGTTTCATATTAtggttattatttaaaaaaccatCGACACATTTCatttacttgaatattaaTAGGAATTCCTTATACAGAATAGTTACAAGATATACGAGTATAGCTTTTTATTTCGCTTCCTTGACTTCAAATCTATCGTTTagttcaaaaatttgtatacactACAAATCTGTATACGTTCGTTCTAAGTAATAAAACTCTTGAATAAGCttggataataaataattatttccttctTGTTTACGGTTGcatgtgaatttttgtttcatgcatATAAAAAGGTAAGGTGAATAAGTCAAATTACGTCAACATAAATGACTCGTATAAATCAGTCAAATTAGTGATATCTAATAGTCATATAGCGGTAAGTATTAgtaataattctataatatacCCAAGCTTACTCCAATTTTGGAATAGAGATCACTTTATCGCCGAGCTCTTCGTGCTCGAGGAGTACCGCCACGACCACGAGCAAAACCTCGACCACGGGTTGGTTTCACTTGAGGACTTTGAGCTTTGTCTAATTTCGGTGTGGGTTTTTCAAGTTCAACGTGTTCTTTTTCGTCGCCATCATCAATTAAATTACCTATTTCCGCATCATTGTCATTATCAATGTCAGCCCACATTTTTTCAACtggcgtttttttttcttgagtATTTGAGGCATTTTGCGAATCTTGTTCACCACTATCTTCAGTTTCATGATGCTCTTCTTCCTCGGATTCCGCGTCAGCTTCAAGTGGATCATATTTCTCATCCCCGTCAGCTTTCTTTTGTTCGTTTGCATCTTCATTACTATTTTCTTGTCCTTCTTTCATCTCCCCATTATCTTCTTCTTCGAAGTGAGCAACTTTGCGACGTTTCCAATTTCCTTCGTATTCCTTGTTATTTTCTGATGTATTTTCTTCACCCTATGAAAAGGAAagatatcgaataaattattgttttacaattatatataacgataaacatttttcttgcgATCGATTATACCTCAGTCTTTTCCGCCGGCTTTTCAGCATTTTCAGGAGTTGTAGTTAGAGCTTTTACTTCTTGCACAAAATTTCGGTAGTGCGTAATACTACGCAAATGAGCGTTCATATCATCAGCTAACAGCATGAATCTTCTACACTTTTCACAATAAAATCCTTGGACTTCTTTTACCAAAGATTTTCCTAcaacgatacaaataaatgaattatatttcgtcCAAAAAAATATCTGTAAACGGTGCAaacttttttccattttacatACCTATAGAAATTTGATTCTGTCGACAATATTTATAGGATGGTATCCTAAACTTTTTCTCGCTCAAGTTTTCTGTGATATctgtaatatattcttgttgtTCTCCTACTAcagcttcttcttctttttcggcTTTAATATCAGTGCCGACAtctttttcttcatcttcaaCGGTACGCACTTCAGCTTCTCCTTTCGCAAGTTTTTCTaggagaaaaattaaaacttaagTAAAGGGGtaactttttgaaaatttgttactttacttttatacacacctttcttcttatttttccgTTGCTCTTCGCATTGCACAGCTTTCTTCATATGCGCAGGCGTCAGACAATGTTCATCGTATTCGATACGCGAAGGGAATTCCTTTAGGCAAGGGAAACATCTAGggtgtaaaaatgtttttagttGCTGATGCTTTTCGCTCTTCCTATGCGTTGACAATGTTCCGTAGAAGTTCAAATCGCACATCGTACAGTATTCTCTTACGTTAAGATCCACGGAAACCTAGTAAAATTATGAATGTGTAAGATCTATTCGTCAAAAGACCGGATTAACCGAACACTCAATATTTGTGTCATATACTCACTTTCTTTCCACGACGTTTCGAATTAGTCAAACTCAGTTCACGTTGTTCTTCCGCTACTCTTAATTCATGCCTCATCAGGTCGACTTTCAATTTGTACGATTCATCTAATTTTTCCATCATTAACTGATGCGCTCGTCCTCGTAAATGATTCTCGAAGGACTACGATAGAagagaatataataattaagagTTCGTTTTAACGTAAATTATATAACGAACTAGAAATAAAGACGTACATATCCATCCCACATATGTTTGTTACAAATGTGACAGAACATATGACTCATTGGGACATCTGCGTAACGACTCTCGGCATGCC
The sequence above is drawn from the Hylaeus volcanicus isolate JK05 chromosome 2, UHH_iyHylVolc1.0_haploid, whole genome shotgun sequence genome and encodes:
- the LOC128872101 gene encoding zinc finger protein on ecdysone puffs, with protein sequence MSFNRGIKRDSFGNRNFNNRGGGAGGGGGGGRLGNMGGGGGGMGGGGGMGGGMGGGGGGGGGGGMNPWEGGMMPGRGILPTPNNNLSLASPQAQLAIASNLLTNLLRSQQDVQPQVPSLLSLGNNFSGPGPNFSNQQNFQSGRFNDRPVRHTMKNQRPQPYNKMGNRARDGPAGRRGPSAQQSRAPQSGSQRMNGNQTQHRNDKSSKPIPASKQNQTAKKEQQDVKTSDNEKAEAPVVKREETDESEDKKRDWKDEKKESENVQVNESDETEKSQEDSEQKADKSGTDETGKEGAGSTEKDTKMSGKKSEARHAESRYADVPMSHMFCHICNKHMWDGYSFENHLRGRAHQLMMEKLDESYKLKVDLMRHELRVAEEQRELSLTNSKRRGKKVSVDLNVREYCTMCDLNFYGTLSTHRKSEKHQQLKTFLHPRCFPCLKEFPSRIEYDEHCLTPAHMKKAVQCEEQRKNKKKEKLAKGEAEVRTVEDEEKDVGTDIKAEKEEEAVVGEQQEYITDITENLSEKKFRIPSYKYCRQNQISIGKSLVKEVQGFYCEKCRRFMLLADDMNAHLRSITHYRNFVQEVKALTTTPENAEKPAEKTEGEENTSENNKEYEGNWKRRKVAHFEEEDNGEMKEGQENSNEDANEQKKADGDEKYDPLEADAESEEEEHHETEDSGEQDSQNASNTQEKKTPVEKMWADIDNDNDAEIGNLIDDGDEKEHVELEKPTPKLDKAQSPQVKPTRGRGFARGRGGTPRARRARR